A region from the Thermoanaerobaculum aquaticum genome encodes:
- the arsB gene encoding ACR3 family arsenite efflux transporter, which yields MSQETKTMNVFERYLTLWVALCMVVGVALGKLFPGLTSSLRGLEFGEGSQINVPIAVLIWLMIYPMMLKIDFGSIARVSRKPRGLLITMVVNWLVKPFSMAVIGWLFFKKVFLPLIGPELASQYIAGVIILAAAPCTAMVFVWSYLSDGDPAYTLVQVSVNDLIMLVAFAPIVKLLVSGATDLQVPFKVLLYSVLVFVVIPLAAGSLTRWWFIRSKGPEWFAEKFVAFFHPITVLALLATLVLIFAFQAENITTRWFHVLLIAVPLIIQVYFNSSLTYGLMKLFRVQYPVAAPGALIGASNFFELAVATAIALYGPGSGAALATVVGVLVEVPVMLSVCRFCLATRHWFPIAPVVALERTPQLR from the coding sequence ATGAGCCAGGAAACCAAAACGATGAACGTATTCGAACGGTATTTGACCCTTTGGGTGGCCCTGTGCATGGTGGTGGGGGTTGCCCTGGGCAAGTTGTTCCCGGGCTTGACGTCTTCGCTGCGGGGGTTGGAATTCGGCGAGGGATCGCAAATTAACGTGCCCATTGCTGTGCTGATTTGGCTCATGATTTACCCGATGATGTTGAAGATTGATTTCGGCTCCATAGCTCGGGTAAGCCGCAAGCCCAGGGGCCTTTTGATCACAATGGTGGTGAATTGGTTGGTGAAGCCTTTTTCCATGGCGGTCATTGGCTGGCTGTTCTTCAAAAAGGTGTTTTTACCACTTATTGGCCCCGAATTGGCGAGCCAGTACATCGCCGGGGTCATTATCCTGGCGGCCGCGCCGTGCACTGCCATGGTTTTTGTGTGGTCCTACCTTTCCGATGGAGATCCTGCATACACGCTGGTCCAGGTGTCGGTCAACGACCTCATCATGCTGGTTGCCTTTGCGCCCATTGTGAAGCTGTTGGTATCGGGAGCTACAGACCTGCAGGTTCCCTTTAAGGTGTTGCTCTATTCGGTTTTGGTTTTTGTGGTGATTCCCCTGGCTGCCGGCTCGCTTACCCGCTGGTGGTTCATTCGCAGCAAAGGGCCGGAATGGTTTGCCGAAAAGTTTGTGGCGTTTTTCCATCCCATCACGGTTTTAGCGCTGTTGGCTACCTTGGTGCTGATTTTTGCGTTTCAGGCCGAGAACATCACGACCCGCTGGTTTCACGTGCTGCTTATTGCGGTGCCCTTGATCATCCAGGTGTACTTCAACTCGTCTCTGACCTACGGTCTTATGAAGCTCTTTCGGGTGCAGTACCCGGTAGCAGCTCCGGGGGCGCTGATTGGCGCGTCCAATTTCTTTGAGCTAGCGGTGGCTACCGCCATTGCCCTCTACGGGCCTGGCTCGGGTGCGGCGTTGGCCACGGTGGTGGGGGTGCTGGTGGAGGTACCGGTGATGCTCTCGGTGTGCCGGTTCTGTCTGGCAACCAGGCATTGGTTTCCCATCGCCCCGGTGGTTGCCCTGGAAAGAACGCCCCAGCTTCGCTAG
- a CDS encoding 4Fe-4S dicluster domain-containing protein: MNRRTFLTLAASAAAAAASRTAGAVTFQREEREEQEFVGVLMDTTRCIGCRQCEVACAEVNDLPVPKPAEDNGLAERRDTTPDRFTVVNAYETEKGKVFVKKQCLHCWQPACAAACPTNAMEKTPQGPVIWHPDRCLGCRYCMLACPFEIPRFEYFSANPRIRKCTMCFSRLEEGKIPACVAACPMDALQFGKKRELMEIARSRIYQNPDSYVHHIYGEFEAGGTGWLYLSSVPFEQLGFRTDLGTMTFPDYTREFLYAVPLVLLGLPTLLYGLSEMTKKKGGE; encoded by the coding sequence ATGAACCGAAGAACGTTTCTGACGCTTGCTGCTTCTGCTGCGGCCGCAGCGGCCAGCAGGACTGCCGGAGCGGTGACCTTTCAACGGGAAGAAAGGGAAGAGCAAGAATTCGTCGGGGTTTTGATGGACACCACGCGCTGCATTGGCTGCCGGCAGTGCGAGGTTGCGTGCGCCGAGGTCAACGATTTGCCGGTCCCCAAGCCAGCGGAAGACAACGGCCTGGCTGAGCGCCGCGACACAACACCCGATCGGTTTACGGTGGTCAACGCTTACGAAACTGAAAAGGGCAAGGTGTTCGTTAAGAAGCAATGCCTCCACTGTTGGCAGCCCGCCTGTGCGGCGGCCTGTCCCACCAACGCCATGGAAAAAACCCCGCAGGGGCCGGTCATTTGGCACCCCGATCGCTGCTTGGGTTGCCGCTACTGCATGTTGGCTTGCCCGTTTGAAATCCCAAGGTTTGAGTACTTCAGCGCCAACCCGCGAATTCGCAAGTGCACCATGTGCTTTTCGCGATTGGAGGAAGGCAAAATTCCCGCCTGCGTGGCCGCTTGTCCCATGGATGCGCTGCAGTTCGGCAAGAAGCGCGAGCTCATGGAGATTGCCCGCAGCCGCATTTATCAAAACCCCGACAGCTATGTGCACCACATTTACGGGGAGTTTGAAGCGGGCGGAACGGGCTGGCTTTACCTTTCCAGCGTTCCCTTTGAGCAACTGGGCTTTCGCACCGATTTAGGCACCATGACCTTCCCGGACTACACCCGCGAGTTCCTTTACGCCGTCCCGTTGGTCCTTTTGGGCCTTCCCACGTTGCTTTACGGCCTTTCGGAAATGACCAAAAAGAAGGGAGGGGAGTGA
- a CDS encoding DUF2339 domain-containing protein yields MGWEGLVFLFFAVLILGIPVTALIVALQAAGRARQAIQHVQQLSEQLARLQQMGLPAEKPKPTPKPEEAPAPSQPPAPAPAVSPTTPSAPTVTPATPVTPSSPLPAPPETPGPKPSLEERIGVTWFTRLGAAVLILGAMYFFKYAVDNNWIGPWGRVALGAGLGAAVLIFAEKLSDRVHRGYLQGLLGVGLSLLYVSSFAAYGFYRLVPVLVAFVALTVVAGLGGLLAYRYRSQVTLVMALLAALANPVLLSTGEDRPLGLAAYLLLVTTAAFFVAVPLRFRWAVWLAVFGSVVLGVAWFARFFDVSPPALDAVTGMPVPGSAGAYWTLSARAVPLLAVAAFCAQWVMVAGAARRREWTSLAPQALLLAGVVYLHWGWGALLADRPPALAAAMVVAAGVAVSVLRGGENLPLLGLPLAVSFLILAVRTSGARKEPLIMLVLAGAWLSVYAVNLVLAARRTAGSATVGVAWKILAVAGGLALAVMVLVSLPHHPELLAGAAVLTCLALVLLGEWAEKTWLAWPAGLVAAFGWFLGAPKTKPPEPVFLALAALWAGVYLAAAGRELLRRGEEAARGVVVAAVAAPAAFVAVLLRATPAEAGTTRALVSAAAALAVFAVGVFTLRRHPEARGAASALLGEGVALAALAVVLAFSGVTVTLLWALLAAAVAVLAARARDRRWLLGAGVLFLLSLGRVVFVDAQAPRRELARFLATAGREGALQPTPLLNPKALALAGVAVALLVAARSLGREEASGPWRLSAGICLVIAHGLLLGLVIRESQRLVTQLPRLPAKDVTRDEFGVFWAQAQKSLAAQRTKLAVTATLAMGGYGAVLLGLGFALRELLHRWLGLTVLSLTLGKLVFWDIWRLPRLSQVLVLVAVGVLLLGAGFLYARFGPRLFGFLRTGAGLWVLLAWPADPGGAVEVRQFAFKATAVVAAPGLATVPVPPELYRASRSPGDFADLRILGAGGQEVPWVLRNIPAPQAATDLPVELLDPVVFPDGSSQATFDVGESPAPHNQLTLQLEGNEFLRHWVVEVSEDRRQWGKLSEGVVFRVTSDGVVSQRVEVAYPRSAARYLRVTLKGEAGKPPVPVTGGALHFRPPESSEPLGRIPLVLVRREENPSSRLTAFYLDAGASGVPLHQLTLEVADARFERRVTVQGSEGGSLWVPVGGGVLYRAGGAEGLQLPVTTSKRYLRLMVENGDNPPLTLQAAWGEYRLQQLLFEAKTPGSYALYLGAPDLQAPSYDLAASLSRMPTVDSHEAPLGPVLPNPAFAPEAPLPFRPFSERYRMVNAGALLLLLAGLAFWAWRLLRQVRPDAQER; encoded by the coding sequence ATGGGGTGGGAAGGGCTTGTTTTCCTTTTCTTTGCAGTGTTGATCCTCGGTATACCGGTAACGGCGCTCATTGTGGCCTTGCAGGCTGCTGGCCGGGCCCGCCAAGCCATCCAGCACGTGCAACAGCTCAGCGAGCAGCTGGCCCGGTTGCAGCAAATGGGGCTTCCGGCGGAAAAGCCAAAACCAACCCCCAAGCCGGAAGAAGCGCCGGCTCCCTCCCAGCCCCCAGCTCCCGCGCCGGCGGTTTCCCCGACCACCCCATCGGCGCCCACGGTCACCCCGGCAACCCCGGTCACCCCATCGTCGCCACTACCGGCGCCACCGGAAACGCCGGGACCTAAGCCCAGCTTGGAGGAGCGCATCGGCGTGACCTGGTTTACCCGCTTAGGGGCGGCGGTTTTAATCTTGGGGGCCATGTACTTCTTCAAGTACGCGGTGGACAACAACTGGATTGGCCCCTGGGGCCGGGTGGCCCTGGGGGCAGGGCTGGGCGCGGCCGTTCTGATTTTTGCGGAAAAGCTCTCTGACCGCGTCCATCGTGGCTACCTCCAGGGCCTCTTGGGGGTTGGGCTTTCCCTGCTTTACGTGTCCTCTTTTGCAGCGTACGGCTTTTACCGGTTGGTCCCGGTGCTGGTGGCGTTCGTGGCGCTGACGGTGGTGGCCGGCTTGGGTGGGCTTTTGGCCTACCGGTACCGCTCCCAGGTCACCCTGGTGATGGCGCTTTTGGCGGCCTTGGCCAACCCGGTTTTGCTCTCCACCGGTGAGGACCGGCCCCTGGGGCTGGCGGCGTACCTTCTGCTGGTCACCACCGCGGCGTTCTTTGTGGCGGTGCCCTTGCGCTTTCGCTGGGCCGTTTGGCTTGCGGTCTTCGGGAGCGTGGTTCTGGGTGTGGCGTGGTTTGCCCGGTTTTTTGACGTTTCCCCACCAGCCCTGGATGCGGTAACCGGAATGCCTGTCCCCGGTTCCGCCGGGGCGTACTGGACGCTTTCCGCCCGCGCAGTGCCGCTTTTGGCGGTGGCGGCCTTTTGTGCCCAGTGGGTGATGGTGGCGGGCGCCGCTCGCCGGCGGGAGTGGACGTCTTTGGCGCCGCAGGCCCTGCTGTTGGCCGGCGTGGTTTACCTCCACTGGGGATGGGGGGCGCTTTTGGCGGACCGGCCACCGGCGCTAGCGGCGGCCATGGTGGTGGCGGCGGGTGTGGCGGTGAGCGTGCTGCGCGGCGGCGAAAACTTGCCTCTCTTAGGGCTCCCTTTGGCCGTTTCTTTCCTGATCCTCGCGGTTCGCACCAGCGGCGCCCGCAAGGAGCCCCTCATCATGCTGGTGCTGGCCGGTGCCTGGCTTTCGGTTTACGCCGTAAACCTCGTCCTTGCGGCACGCCGCACCGCTGGGAGCGCCACCGTCGGGGTGGCGTGGAAGATCCTGGCTGTGGCGGGGGGGCTTGCGCTGGCGGTCATGGTCCTGGTGAGCTTGCCGCACCACCCAGAATTGCTGGCGGGGGCCGCGGTGCTCACCTGTCTTGCTCTGGTGCTTTTGGGGGAGTGGGCAGAAAAAACGTGGTTGGCTTGGCCCGCAGGTCTAGTGGCCGCTTTCGGGTGGTTTTTGGGAGCGCCCAAGACCAAGCCGCCGGAGCCGGTGTTTCTGGCTTTGGCTGCCCTCTGGGCCGGCGTTTACCTGGCCGCTGCCGGCCGGGAGCTGCTGCGCCGGGGAGAGGAAGCGGCACGGGGGGTTGTTGTTGCGGCCGTAGCTGCCCCGGCGGCCTTTGTGGCGGTGCTGCTGCGGGCTACCCCGGCGGAAGCGGGAACAACCCGGGCCCTGGTGAGCGCCGCTGCTGCCCTGGCGGTGTTTGCAGTTGGCGTTTTCACCCTGCGCCGTCATCCCGAGGCCCGGGGCGCTGCCAGCGCGCTTTTGGGGGAAGGGGTGGCCCTGGCCGCCTTGGCGGTGGTGCTGGCCTTTAGCGGGGTCACGGTGACGCTGCTGTGGGCCCTGCTGGCGGCAGCGGTGGCGGTGCTGGCAGCCCGCGCCCGCGACCGACGCTGGCTTTTGGGGGCGGGGGTGCTGTTCCTTTTAAGCTTGGGCCGAGTGGTGTTCGTGGACGCTCAGGCCCCCCGCCGGGAGCTGGCTCGTTTTCTGGCCACAGCCGGCCGCGAAGGAGCGCTGCAGCCCACGCCGCTTTTGAACCCGAAAGCTTTGGCCCTGGCCGGGGTGGCTGTGGCGCTGCTGGTGGCTGCCCGCAGCCTGGGACGAGAGGAAGCGAGCGGTCCCTGGCGCTTGAGCGCCGGGATCTGTTTGGTGATTGCCCACGGGTTGCTTTTGGGGCTGGTCATCCGCGAAAGCCAGCGTTTGGTGACCCAGCTGCCCCGCTTGCCGGCCAAAGACGTGACTCGCGACGAGTTCGGGGTTTTCTGGGCGCAGGCCCAGAAAAGCCTGGCTGCCCAACGCACCAAGTTGGCGGTGACCGCCACCCTGGCCATGGGTGGGTATGGGGCGGTGCTCCTGGGTTTAGGCTTTGCCCTGCGGGAGCTGCTCCACCGCTGGTTGGGCCTGACCGTGCTGAGCTTGACCCTGGGCAAGCTGGTTTTCTGGGACATCTGGCGGCTGCCCCGCCTTTCCCAGGTTCTTGTGCTGGTGGCGGTGGGGGTGCTGCTTCTGGGAGCGGGCTTTTTGTACGCTCGGTTTGGCCCACGCCTCTTTGGCTTTTTGCGTACCGGGGCCGGGCTTTGGGTGCTTTTAGCGTGGCCGGCCGACCCCGGGGGCGCGGTGGAGGTCAGGCAGTTCGCCTTTAAGGCCACCGCCGTGGTGGCGGCACCGGGTCTCGCCACCGTTCCGGTGCCTCCGGAGCTATACCGGGCCAGCCGTTCCCCGGGGGACTTTGCAGACCTGCGCATCCTGGGGGCCGGTGGGCAAGAGGTGCCCTGGGTCCTGCGGAACATTCCGGCACCCCAGGCTGCCACTGACCTGCCGGTGGAGCTTTTGGACCCCGTGGTCTTCCCCGATGGAAGCAGCCAGGCCACCTTTGATGTGGGCGAAAGCCCCGCCCCCCACAACCAGTTGACCCTGCAGCTGGAGGGTAACGAGTTTCTCCGCCACTGGGTGGTGGAGGTCAGCGAGGACCGCCGCCAGTGGGGAAAGCTTTCGGAAGGCGTGGTGTTCCGGGTGACCAGCGATGGTGTGGTTTCCCAGCGGGTGGAGGTCGCATACCCCCGTTCTGCAGCCCGCTACCTGCGGGTAACCCTGAAAGGCGAAGCCGGCAAACCGCCGGTTCCGGTAACCGGCGGCGCACTCCATTTCCGCCCCCCGGAAAGCTCCGAGCCTTTGGGGCGCATCCCGCTGGTTTTGGTGCGAAGGGAGGAAAACCCCTCTTCCCGGCTCACCGCTTTTTACCTGGACGCCGGGGCAAGCGGCGTACCGCTCCACCAGCTCACCCTGGAGGTGGCCGACGCCCGCTTTGAGCGCCGGGTCACGGTGCAGGGCTCCGAGGGAGGCTCCCTCTGGGTGCCGGTGGGGGGCGGGGTTTTGTACCGGGCGGGAGGAGCCGAGGGGCTCCAGTTGCCCGTGACCACCTCCAAGCGCTACCTGCGGCTAATGGTGGAAAACGGGGACAACCCACCTTTGACCCTGCAGGCGGCGTGGGGGGAATACCGCCTCCAGCAGCTGCTCTTTGAAGCCAAGACCCCGGGCTCTTATGCCCTGTACCTGGGCGCCCCCGACCTGCAAGCGCCCAGCTACGACCTTGCCGCCAGCCTGTCCCGAATGCCAACGGTGGACTCCCACGAAGCGCCCCTGGGGCCGGTATTGCCCAACCCGGCCTTTGCTCCTGAGGCTCCCCTGCCTTTCCGGCCTTTCAGCGAGCGGTACCGGATGGTGAATGCCGGTGCCTTGCTGCTGCTGTTGGCTGGCCTGGCCTTTTGGGCCTGGCGCCTCCTCCGCCAGGTCCGGCCTGACGCGCAAGAGAGATAG
- a CDS encoding sigma-54-dependent transcriptional regulator, which yields MNTRNARLLIVDDELHMRESLARWFLEDGYEVETAGDAKAALALLGRQTFDAIITDIRMPGMDGLELLKQIKEVNPHATIILITAYASVASAVEALKAGAYDYLVKPFDPEELSRVVERACERARLQQENIALKERLAAAGRELVVGESEAMKRVMSLVETVAPTETTVMIRGESGTGKELIARLIHANSPRAFGPLVAVNCGALPEGVLESELFGHERGAFTGAVARRKGKLELADGGTLFLDEVGEISPKVQVELLRVLEEKQLVRVGGTQPVRVDFRVVCATNRDLEQAVREGTFREDLYYRLAVFRIDLPPLRERKEDILPIANHYLKKFADAMGRKVTGFSPKAQELLLSYPWPGNIRELINAVERALVVCREGPVLPEHLPITPSKPVSLPKDDDLSLEAVERRHIEYVLERCSYNITQAAKLLGIDRVTLYNRMRRYGINWHQRER from the coding sequence ATGAACACGAGAAATGCGCGTTTGCTCATCGTGGATGACGAGCTCCACATGCGGGAGTCGTTGGCCCGCTGGTTTCTAGAAGACGGCTACGAGGTGGAAACCGCCGGCGACGCCAAAGCAGCTCTCGCGTTGCTGGGGCGGCAAACCTTTGATGCCATCATCACCGACATTCGCATGCCGGGGATGGATGGCTTGGAGCTTTTGAAGCAAATTAAGGAGGTAAACCCCCACGCCACCATCATCCTCATCACCGCTTACGCTTCGGTGGCTTCCGCGGTGGAAGCGCTTAAGGCCGGCGCTTACGACTACTTGGTGAAGCCCTTCGACCCGGAGGAGCTTTCGCGGGTGGTGGAGCGGGCCTGCGAGCGGGCCCGCTTACAGCAGGAAAACATTGCCTTGAAAGAGCGCCTGGCCGCCGCCGGCCGGGAGCTGGTGGTGGGCGAAAGCGAAGCCATGAAGCGGGTCATGAGCCTCGTGGAAACGGTGGCGCCCACAGAAACCACGGTCATGATTCGCGGCGAATCCGGTACCGGCAAGGAGCTTATTGCCCGCCTCATCCACGCCAACAGCCCCCGGGCCTTTGGCCCCCTGGTGGCGGTGAACTGCGGGGCGCTTCCCGAGGGGGTTTTGGAGTCGGAGCTCTTTGGCCACGAAAGGGGCGCCTTTACCGGCGCTGTGGCCCGGCGAAAGGGCAAGCTGGAGCTGGCAGACGGCGGCACGCTTTTCCTGGACGAAGTGGGGGAAATTTCTCCCAAAGTCCAAGTGGAGCTCCTTCGGGTTCTGGAGGAAAAACAGCTGGTGCGGGTGGGCGGCACCCAGCCAGTGCGGGTGGATTTTCGCGTGGTGTGCGCCACCAACCGCGATCTCGAGCAAGCGGTGCGGGAAGGCACGTTCCGGGAGGACCTCTACTACCGGCTTGCGGTTTTCCGAATTGACCTGCCGCCGCTGCGCGAGCGCAAGGAAGATATCTTGCCCATTGCCAACCACTACCTTAAGAAGTTTGCCGACGCCATGGGCCGTAAGGTCACCGGCTTCTCGCCCAAGGCGCAGGAGCTGTTGCTTTCCTATCCCTGGCCGGGAAATATTCGCGAGCTCATCAACGCTGTGGAGCGGGCGTTGGTGGTTTGCCGGGAAGGCCCTGTGCTCCCCGAGCATTTGCCGATTACCCCGAGTAAGCCGGTTTCTCTCCCCAAAGACGATGACCTTTCCCTGGAGGCGGTGGAGCGTCGCCATATCGAGTACGTGCTGGAGCGCTGCTCCTACAACATCACCCAGGCGGCCAAGCTTTTAGGCATTGACCGGGTGACCCTTTACAACCGCATGCGGCGGTACGGCATCAACTGGCATCAGCGGGAGCGGTAG
- a CDS encoding archaemetzincin family Zn-dependent metalloprotease — MARSWALELVLVGAVPLSVVRTLREDLHRLLHHSVSIVPRRLDPSPAFNPARRQYDALALLDLLQPPPAEEPLLYLGITDVDIFLPVFTYLFGLASASGGAGIVSMYRLLPENNGSRPDPQLLRLRLAKEALHELGHLFGLTHCPVPWCVMASSRNAEEVDLKDAWFCPTCAKQLGVIPVPRDLVMELLS, encoded by the coding sequence GTGGCCAGGTCTTGGGCCTTAGAGCTGGTGCTCGTGGGTGCGGTGCCGCTAAGCGTTGTGCGAACCCTCCGTGAGGACTTACATCGGCTGCTGCATCATTCGGTTTCTATCGTGCCCCGCAGGCTCGACCCTAGCCCGGCCTTTAACCCCGCTCGCCGCCAGTACGATGCCCTGGCCTTGCTGGATTTGCTCCAGCCCCCTCCCGCGGAAGAGCCGCTTTTGTATTTGGGCATCACCGATGTGGACATCTTTCTTCCGGTCTTTACGTACCTTTTTGGCTTGGCTTCGGCTTCCGGAGGTGCCGGGATCGTTTCCATGTACCGCTTGCTTCCCGAAAACAACGGCAGCCGTCCGGATCCCCAGCTTCTACGGTTGCGCCTGGCCAAAGAAGCACTCCACGAGCTGGGGCACCTGTTTGGTTTGACGCATTGTCCCGTGCCTTGGTGCGTTATGGCTTCGTCCCGCAACGCTGAAGAGGTGGACCTCAAGGACGCCTGGTTTTGTCCCACCTGTGCAAAGCAGCTGGGGGTAATACCGGTTCCCCGAGATCTGGTGATGGAGCTGCTTTCGTGA
- a CDS encoding cytochrome c3 family protein, which produces MKLLEAALLLLLGLSPGWSLAQGQTQQPNHAPPEELLFRSPVGTVSFPHALHVSDLGAACTDCHHPAAAPALNTPHPQWLPKAGHQCLACHGKKETLGKSYGCGGCHSQTLPAGHTVIPSRKVAIHLACGLCHEMGQGKDASKACVSCHAGEKAPW; this is translated from the coding sequence GTGAAACTGTTAGAGGCCGCGCTTTTGCTCTTGCTTGGGCTAAGCCCTGGCTGGAGCCTGGCGCAAGGCCAGACCCAGCAGCCCAACCACGCACCCCCCGAGGAGTTGCTGTTTCGCTCCCCTGTTGGGACCGTCAGCTTTCCGCATGCCCTGCATGTGAGTGACCTGGGAGCGGCCTGCACGGACTGCCACCACCCTGCGGCTGCTCCGGCGCTCAACACTCCCCACCCGCAGTGGCTTCCCAAGGCAGGCCATCAGTGCCTGGCGTGCCACGGAAAAAAGGAAACCTTGGGCAAAAGTTACGGGTGCGGTGGCTGTCACAGCCAAACGCTGCCTGCCGGCCACACGGTGATCCCCAGCCGCAAGGTGGCGATCCACCTGGCCTGTGGCCTCTGCCACGAGATGGGCCAAGGGAAGGATGCCAGCAAGGCCTGTGTGAGCTGCCACGCCGGGGAAAAGGCGCCCTGGTGA
- a CDS encoding sensor histidine kinase, which translates to MRLAAKLTAIVAVGLIVVFGTMTALNLWLQERATLKILQLNGMQLGDMVVAATRDGMLHNDRERIQATVEALAHRGEMGVIRIMRKDGTIMYSSLPGEIGQRLSLNDEQCVVCHTGSVPPRELPPEQRTRMLHGSGGRALGVIQTILNEKECAQAACHVHQETETLLGILDVNVWLTPHEEIRTKSAAGMTLVSILGIVLGIGATALAVRRLVHLRVRKLIDHTQKIASGDLSARVPEVGNDELTDLARHFNRMARDLEAAREELLEWGRTLEMRVEEKARELEKAKDHILQVEKMASLGKLAAVVAHEINNPLSSVVTYAKVLIRRLQTHQLSEECKENLRYLDAIVSEASRCGRIVNQLLSFARKKDGDFSPTNLNEVAEKAVFLVQHKLDLSNVKAVMELAPDLPSVIADAGQIQQALMALLINAAEAMASTGGQVKVITARADGGVLVTVEDTGPGMTPEVAARAFEPFFTTKSQGGVGLGLSVVYGIVERHGGRIDLQTAPGQGCRVTMFFPLVPASHEGKEGS; encoded by the coding sequence GTGAGGCTGGCGGCAAAGCTTACAGCCATTGTGGCGGTGGGGTTAATCGTGGTCTTTGGAACCATGACGGCCTTAAACCTGTGGCTGCAGGAACGTGCCACTTTGAAGATCTTGCAGCTCAATGGCATGCAGTTGGGCGACATGGTGGTGGCGGCAACGCGGGACGGGATGCTCCATAACGATCGCGAACGGATTCAAGCAACGGTGGAGGCACTCGCCCACCGCGGGGAAATGGGCGTCATCCGCATCATGCGGAAAGACGGCACGATCATGTACTCCAGCCTCCCCGGGGAAATTGGGCAGCGGCTGAGCCTCAACGACGAGCAGTGCGTGGTTTGCCATACCGGCTCGGTCCCGCCGCGGGAACTGCCGCCGGAGCAGCGAACCCGCATGCTCCATGGAAGCGGTGGAAGGGCTCTTGGGGTAATCCAAACCATCCTCAACGAAAAGGAGTGCGCCCAGGCCGCTTGTCACGTCCACCAGGAAACCGAAACGCTCTTGGGAATTCTGGATGTGAACGTGTGGCTGACGCCCCATGAGGAAATCCGCACCAAAAGCGCGGCGGGGATGACGCTGGTGAGCATCCTCGGCATCGTTTTGGGCATTGGGGCTACGGCCTTGGCGGTGCGCCGGCTGGTGCACCTCCGGGTGCGCAAGCTCATTGACCACACGCAAAAGATTGCCTCTGGGGATCTTTCCGCTCGGGTTCCGGAGGTGGGAAACGACGAGCTAACGGATTTGGCAAGGCATTTTAACCGCATGGCCCGGGATTTGGAGGCCGCCCGGGAAGAGCTTTTGGAATGGGGCAGAACGCTAGAAATGCGGGTGGAGGAAAAAGCCCGGGAGCTGGAAAAGGCCAAGGATCACATCTTGCAGGTGGAAAAAATGGCCTCGCTGGGCAAGCTGGCAGCGGTGGTGGCTCACGAAATCAACAACCCTCTTTCCAGCGTGGTGACCTACGCCAAGGTTCTCATCCGCAGGCTGCAAACCCATCAGCTCAGCGAAGAGTGCAAGGAAAACTTGCGCTATTTGGATGCCATTGTTTCTGAGGCAAGTCGCTGTGGGCGCATTGTCAACCAGCTCCTTTCCTTTGCCCGCAAAAAGGATGGCGATTTTAGCCCCACAAACCTCAACGAAGTGGCGGAAAAGGCAGTTTTTCTGGTTCAGCACAAGCTCGACTTGAGCAACGTGAAGGCCGTCATGGAGCTGGCGCCGGACCTTCCATCGGTGATCGCCGATGCCGGGCAGATCCAGCAAGCCCTTATGGCTTTGCTTATCAACGCCGCCGAGGCCATGGCCAGCACGGGCGGGCAAGTGAAGGTCATAACCGCCCGAGCTGACGGAGGGGTTCTCGTTACCGTGGAAGATACCGGACCCGGGATGACCCCCGAGGTGGCCGCCCGCGCTTTCGAGCCGTTTTTTACCACCAAGTCCCAAGGTGGTGTGGGCCTTGGGCTTTCGGTGGTGTACGGGATTGTGGAACGGCACGGCGGGCGCATTGATTTGCAAACCGCCCCGGGCCAGGGGTGCCGGGTCACCATGTTCTTCCCGCTGGTGCCGGCCTCCCACGAGGGAAAGGAGGGGTCATGA